One segment of Clostridium ljungdahlii DSM 13528 DNA contains the following:
- the thiM gene encoding hydroxyethylthiazole kinase, giving the protein MQIKRNVKIKKPLIHYITNPISINDCANAMLAIGAKPIMAEHPLEVSEITSASNALGVNLGNITDVRMKSMLISGKTAFKERIPQVIDLVGVGCSKLRFNYAKKFISQCHPDVIKGNLSEIRALCGIESNAKGIDAGECDKITEDNFDENIEIVKKLSLRTNSVIAATGAVDVITNGSKTYLIKNGCEMLSMVTGTGCMVTALIASYISSLDIFGATILAVSLMGICGELSHHVTGIGSFRTNLIDNLFTISDNTIINKIKCELK; this is encoded by the coding sequence TTGCAAATAAAACGCAATGTTAAAATAAAAAAACCTCTTATTCATTATATTACAAATCCAATTTCAATAAATGATTGTGCAAATGCAATGCTTGCTATTGGGGCAAAACCTATTATGGCCGAGCATCCTCTAGAAGTTTCTGAAATTACATCTGCTTCTAACGCACTTGGAGTTAACCTTGGAAATATAACCGATGTTAGAATGAAATCCATGTTGATTTCAGGCAAAACGGCTTTTAAAGAAAGAATTCCCCAAGTAATTGATCTTGTTGGTGTTGGCTGCAGTAAATTGAGGTTTAATTATGCAAAGAAATTTATTTCTCAGTGTCATCCAGACGTCATCAAAGGTAATTTATCTGAAATAAGAGCACTTTGTGGTATAGAAAGCAATGCAAAAGGAATAGATGCAGGGGAATGTGATAAGATAACAGAGGATAACTTTGATGAAAATATAGAAATTGTAAAAAAACTATCCCTTAGAACAAATTCTGTTATTGCAGCTACTGGTGCAGTAGATGTAATAACTAACGGCAGCAAAACATATTTAATAAAAAACGGTTGTGAAATGCTTTCAATGGTAACAGGTACAGGGTGTATGGTTACTGCACTTATAGCAAGTTATATTTCTTCCTTAGATATATTTGGTGCTACTATTTTAGCTGTATCACTTATGGGAATATGCGGAGAACTTTCTCATCATGTTACCGGTATAGGAAGTTTTAGAACTAATCTTATAGATAACTTATTTACAATTTCTGATAACACTATAATAAATAAAATAAAGTGTGAATTAAAATAA
- a CDS encoding MerR family transcriptional regulator — MKISEVMEITSLTKKAINYYEENGLISPSVNKENNYRDYTKKDIEKLKQISVLRNFDIPVKKIKEILVNPKEMEKIFTEHLNKIKAQILNMERSKEIFQLCINDISFPSSDIGKVTDDMMLLKRSLDMSEREKEGYMKRELIRIFPGFFGRYICLKYSNYLDEPIDSREKENAWIHLVKTLDDSHELKVNKEILENMELDEIDWNLLEEIIKNRDKDFYSMNEEDIQNYVDNLYDAELTETDLKLLEQFVSYTSSKDNIKYMNDLLKLIDEDLKVLSSKYKKFQENLSSVNCKMKKVYTENSKVSANEIENNMGIITLPEMTFVGCEYKKIIPPGKTPKLIENFRKRIDEISNVINPGDIYTINGIDSLPQYEKPKTLIHKLSFSFIVGVQVSKAEQIPKDMQVFTIPSHKHAWYTTSESKNLKSFMKNEIPLITFISQAHKIVEFPVLTLYSSDCKDTRESAVYNYMPVE, encoded by the coding sequence ATGAAGATAAGTGAAGTTATGGAGATCACATCTCTTACAAAAAAAGCCATAAACTATTATGAGGAAAATGGACTTATTAGTCCTTCAGTAAATAAGGAAAATAACTATAGGGATTATACTAAAAAAGATATTGAAAAATTAAAGCAAATCTCTGTTTTAAGAAACTTTGATATACCAGTAAAAAAGATTAAAGAAATATTAGTGAACCCTAAAGAAATGGAAAAGATATTTACAGAACATTTAAATAAGATAAAGGCACAAATTTTAAATATGGAAAGATCGAAGGAAATTTTCCAGCTGTGCATAAATGACATTAGTTTTCCAAGTTCCGATATAGGCAAAGTTACTGATGACATGATGCTGCTAAAAAGAAGCCTTGACATGAGTGAAAGGGAAAAAGAAGGGTATATGAAAAGAGAGCTGATACGCATCTTTCCTGGATTTTTTGGTAGATATATTTGTTTGAAGTATTCAAATTACCTTGATGAGCCAATTGACAGTAGAGAAAAGGAAAATGCCTGGATTCATCTTGTTAAAACACTTGACGACAGTCATGAGTTAAAAGTTAATAAAGAAATATTAGAAAACATGGAATTAGATGAAATTGATTGGAATTTGCTTGAAGAAATAATTAAAAACAGAGATAAAGATTTTTATTCAATGAATGAAGAAGACATTCAAAATTATGTAGATAACTTGTATGATGCTGAACTAACTGAAACTGATTTGAAATTGTTAGAGCAGTTTGTAAGTTATACAAGTTCTAAGGATAATATAAAATATATGAACGATTTACTTAAATTAATAGATGAAGATTTAAAGGTACTCAGTTCAAAGTACAAAAAATTTCAAGAAAATCTTTCATCAGTTAATTGCAAAATGAAAAAGGTGTACACAGAGAATTCTAAGGTTAGTGCTAATGAAATTGAAAATAATATGGGGATAATTACTTTACCTGAAATGACTTTTGTTGGCTGTGAATATAAAAAAATTATTCCCCCTGGCAAAACACCTAAACTAATTGAGAATTTTAGAAAAAGAATTGATGAAATTAGTAATGTGATAAATCCCGGTGATATTTATACAATAAATGGAATAGACAGTCTTCCTCAATATGAAAAGCCTAAAACTTTAATTCACAAATTAAGCTTTTCGTTTATAGTAGGGGTACAAGTTTCAAAAGCAGAACAAATACCGAAAGACATGCAAGTATTTACTATACCTTCTCATAAGCATGCCTGGTATACTACTTCAGAAAGTAAAAATTTAAAGAGCTTTATGAAAAATGAAATACCGTTAATTACATTCATTTCCCAGGCGCATAAAATTGTTGAGTTTCCTGTGCTGACGTTATACAGCAGTGATTGTAAAGATACCAGGGAGTCAGCTGTTTATAACTATATGCCGGTAGAATAG
- a CDS encoding GNAT family N-acetyltransferase, with protein sequence MKVDYADNCDFQSWIDLLELVKESFPGLDLKEYKNVLHQSILNQEALIAKNDKGELVGELIFSRKNCELAFLAIHPRHRKKGIATNLIQHMFDLFPKGTNLKVITYREGDVKGIAARKLYQSIGFIEGKFITVFNYPCQELNYII encoded by the coding sequence GTGAAAGTAGATTATGCAGATAACTGCGATTTTCAGAGTTGGATAGATTTGCTGGAGCTTGTTAAAGAAAGCTTTCCTGGACTAGATTTAAAAGAATATAAAAATGTGCTGCACCAAAGTATTTTGAATCAAGAGGCATTAATTGCAAAAAATGATAAAGGAGAATTAGTAGGGGAACTAATATTTTCAAGGAAGAATTGTGAACTTGCATTTCTTGCAATTCATCCAAGGCACAGAAAGAAGGGAATTGCGACAAATTTAATACAGCATATGTTTGATTTGTTCCCTAAAGGTACAAATTTAAAAGTGATAACTTACCGTGAAGGTGATGTAAAAGGTATAGCTGCACGAAAATTGTATCAGAGTATAGGTTTTATTGAAGGAAAATTTATTACAGTTTTTAATTACCCGTGCCAAGAATTAAATTATATTATTTGA
- a CDS encoding alpha/beta hydrolase, whose product MKKSKVERINFYSNILRKEMAVSVYLPESHNDSAPLPVLYFLHGRSGNENILLDLGIDTKADEMINSRKIKPMIIVSPRYENSRCLNSSLICKEVPDPGNINRIINLGMYEDYFIKEIIPLADKTFNTIKDRKGRYIGGISAGGYAALHNALRHQSMFSKVGGHMPALELKLEDEDKPYFKDMDIWEKYDPIHIARNSSISSHIDVYLDAGNKDEGGFYEGCSILHKILKEKGVTSQNHVFCGNHNAEYIKSNIEKYLQFYGR is encoded by the coding sequence GTGAAAAAATCAAAAGTTGAAAGAATAAATTTTTACAGCAATATACTTCGTAAAGAAATGGCTGTATCAGTATATTTGCCTGAAAGCCATAATGACTCAGCTCCCCTGCCTGTATTATATTTTCTACATGGAAGAAGTGGAAATGAAAATATACTTCTTGATCTGGGTATAGATACTAAAGCCGATGAAATGATAAATAGCAGAAAAATAAAACCTATGATAATTGTATCTCCAAGATATGAAAACAGCCGCTGCTTGAATTCATCCTTAATCTGTAAAGAAGTACCTGATCCCGGGAATATCAATAGAATTATAAATCTTGGAATGTATGAAGATTATTTTATAAAAGAAATAATACCTCTAGCAGATAAAACCTTCAATACCATAAAAGATAGAAAAGGAAGATATATAGGTGGAATATCTGCCGGTGGTTATGCAGCCCTTCACAATGCCCTGAGACATCAATCTATGTTTTCAAAAGTTGGAGGACATATGCCTGCTTTAGAACTGAAACTTGAAGATGAAGACAAACCATATTTTAAAGACATGGATATATGGGAAAAATATGATCCCATACATATTGCCAGAAACAGTAGTATTTCTTCCCATATTGATGTATATCTTGACGCTGGAAATAAGGACGAAGGCGGATTTTATGAAGGCTGTTCAATTTTACATAAAATATTGAAGGAAAAAGGCGTAACTTCTCAAAATCATGTATTTTGTGGTAATCACAATGCCGAATATATAAAATCAAATATTGAAAAATATCTACAGTTTTATGGACGCTAA
- a CDS encoding TfoX/Sxy family protein, translating to MGELSTLPNIGKTVEQQLNQVGIETIEQLTDIGSRGAWSRIKSIDHSACINRLYALEGAIEGIRWHNLSEEVKEELKDFYNTFK from the coding sequence ATGGGAGAATTGTCCACCTTGCCTAATATTGGAAAAACAGTTGAACAACAATTAAATCAAGTTGGGATAGAAACAATAGAACAATTAACTGATATCGGAAGCAGGGGAGCTTGGTCTAGAATAAAAAGCATTGATCATTCTGCGTGTATAAATAGGTTGTATGCTTTGGAGGGTGCCATAGAGGGAATTAGGTGGCATAATCTTTCAGAAGAAGTAAAAGAAGAATTGAAAGATTTTTACAATACATTTAAATAA